The proteins below come from a single Miscanthus floridulus cultivar M001 chromosome 1, ASM1932011v1, whole genome shotgun sequence genomic window:
- the LOC136450089 gene encoding uncharacterized protein isoform X1, producing the protein MATVTPLTASPLRFRGHLLHRRRGRLRAKQHPRPQHHLTRTARLHCAPDGGSAEVSAPPASAAVEEQAPQERPEDFMLLAANRSDFNEIIMVIDSPVARYLLLDHNRNIHSILPKTTVWTNSYWDEFVSLPPIVPRGPFALLGLGAGTAAHLMLKFWPWLQLIGWEIDPMIIELSRDYFGMSDLEKATESGGSLSVHIGDALSPSATVQGGFAGIVVDLFCDGKVIPQLQEVETWLQIAKKLMPDGRIMVNCGGADNEESLSSPWVQNPTVKALCSAFPRQLSWKRLSEKESVNYVALTGPLPDLDEWSASVPSELSTKVKQWVPCELV; encoded by the exons ATGGCCACCGTGACGCCCCTAACCGCCTCCCCGCTCCGCTTCCGcggccacctcctccaccgccgccgcggccgcctccgcgCCAAGCAGCACCCGCGTCCCCAGCACCACCTAACACGCACCGCGCGGCTACACTGTGCGCCGGACGGTGGCAGCGCCGAGGTCTCGGCCCCTCCCGCTTCCGCAGCCGTCGAGGAGCAAGCGCCGCAAGAGCGGCCGGAGGACTTCATGCTCCTGGCTGCCAACCGCAGCGACTTCAATGAGATCATCATGGTCATCGACTCGCCCGTAGCGCGGTACCTCCTCCTCGACCACAACA GGAATATCCACAGCATTCTCCCCAAGACAACTGTTTGGACCAACTCGTACTGG GATGAGTTTGTGAGCCTGCCACCTATTGTTCCACGGGGTCCTTTTGCACTTCTAGGGTTG GGTGCTGGGACCGCAGCACATCTGATGCTAAAGTTTTGGCCTTGGTTACAACTTATTGGCTGGGAGATTGATCCTATG ATAATTGAATTGTCAAGGGATTATTTTGGTATGTCTGATTTAGAGAAGGCCACAGAATCAGGTGGGTCACTTTCGGTGCACATTGGTGACGCACTTTCTCCATCAGCTACAGTTCAAGGAGGATTTGCTG GAATTGTTGTAgatttgttttgtgatggaaAGGTCATACCTCAGCTACAAGAA GTTGAAACATGGTTGCAAATTGCAAAAAAGCTAATGCCAGATGGTCGAATCATGGTAAATTGTGGTGGAGCAGACAATGAAGAATCTCTTTCATCGCCTTGGGTTCAAAATCCTACAGTTAAAGCACTCTGTTCCGCATTTCCTAGGCAG CTAAGCTGGAAGAGACTATCGGAGAAAGAGAGTGTAAACTACGTTGCCCTGACGGGACCTCTGCCAGACCTGGACGAGTGGTCTGCTTCGGTTCCTAGTGAGCTAAGCACGAAGGTGAAACAATGGGTGCCATGCGAGCTTGTGTGA
- the LOC136450089 gene encoding uncharacterized protein isoform X2, which produces MATVTPLTASPLRFRGHLLHRRRGRLRAKQHPRPQHHLTRTARLHCAPDGGSAEVSAPPASAAVEEQAPQERPEDFMLLAANRSDFNEIIMVIDSPVARYLLLDHNRNIHSILPKTTVWTNSYWDEFVSLPPIVPRGPFALLGLGAGTAAHLMLKFWPWLQLIGWEIDPMIIELSRDYFGMSDLEKATESGGSLSVHIGDALSPSATVQGGFAGIVVDLFCDGKVIPQLQEEICSAFKKANNKGLTSWGYRFSNDNKEARTHGDKTELSYQRHVLV; this is translated from the exons ATGGCCACCGTGACGCCCCTAACCGCCTCCCCGCTCCGCTTCCGcggccacctcctccaccgccgccgcggccgcctccgcgCCAAGCAGCACCCGCGTCCCCAGCACCACCTAACACGCACCGCGCGGCTACACTGTGCGCCGGACGGTGGCAGCGCCGAGGTCTCGGCCCCTCCCGCTTCCGCAGCCGTCGAGGAGCAAGCGCCGCAAGAGCGGCCGGAGGACTTCATGCTCCTGGCTGCCAACCGCAGCGACTTCAATGAGATCATCATGGTCATCGACTCGCCCGTAGCGCGGTACCTCCTCCTCGACCACAACA GGAATATCCACAGCATTCTCCCCAAGACAACTGTTTGGACCAACTCGTACTGG GATGAGTTTGTGAGCCTGCCACCTATTGTTCCACGGGGTCCTTTTGCACTTCTAGGGTTG GGTGCTGGGACCGCAGCACATCTGATGCTAAAGTTTTGGCCTTGGTTACAACTTATTGGCTGGGAGATTGATCCTATG ATAATTGAATTGTCAAGGGATTATTTTGGTATGTCTGATTTAGAGAAGGCCACAGAATCAGGTGGGTCACTTTCGGTGCACATTGGTGACGCACTTTCTCCATCAGCTACAGTTCAAGGAGGATTTGCTG GAATTGTTGTAgatttgttttgtgatggaaAGGTCATACCTCAGCTACAAGAA GAGATTTGCTCGGCTTTTAAGAAAGCCAATAACAAAGGTCTTACAAGCTGGGGTTACCGGTTCTCAAATGACAACAAAGAAGCTCGAACCCATGGAGACAAAACAGAACTATCATACCAAAGACACGTACTAGTCTAG
- the LOC136450076 gene encoding C-terminal binding protein AN-like isoform X2 gives MAHSPAPSGGGGQQPLVVSLNCLDDPSLEQEVLAGVAAVEHVPLSAVASGRVEAASAVLLPSLAFLPRAAQRRLRPWQLLLCLGSADRAADAAAAADLGLRLVHVDANRAEEVADTVMALILGLLRRTHLLSRHASSAPAAGWLGSVQPMCRGMRRCRGLVLGIIGRSAAARCLATRSLAFRMSVLYFDPRYKASGKTKRPSIVFPSAARRMDTLNDLLAASDLVSLHCGLTNENMHILNADCLQHIKPGAFIVNTGSCQLIDDCALKQLLIDGTIAGCALDGAEGPQWMEAWVREMPNVLILPRSADYSEEVWMEIREKAITMLQSFFFDGVLPSSAISDEDEEISEARNEDDYLDPEAKDSQSQIFDAEIDESHLTLEYEKKRAISHHKVPQVSGKSVNIGSRPEGRRSRSGKKGKKRPAHRRPQQKSDDLSAAESGSNYSSRRDDDTAMSSRDQVVSSSSRFASPEDSKYKHKSLAESPIEMTSEKKVPVLLSRKYPDRLKDGFVVALRARDNSRYHVARQRAVGGGGWILDVVSNATNRDPAAQFLVTFKNKDTMGLRSFVAGGKLLQINRKTEFVFASHSFDVWESWMLDGSLLEGSKLINCRNPSAVLDVCIEILAAPSEEDGVTRWLD, from the exons ATGGCCCATTCGCCGGCGCCCAGCGGCGGCGGGGGGCAGCAGCCGCTGGTAGTGTCGCTCAACTGCCTCGACGACCCCTCGCTGGAGCAGGAGGTGCTGGCGGGCGTGGCCGCGGTGGAGCACGTGCCGCTCTCCGCCGTCGCCTCCGGCCGCGTCGAGGCTGCCTCCGCGGTGCTGCTCCCCTCCCTCGCCTTCCTCCCGCGCGCCGCGCAGCGCCGCCTGCGGCCCTGGCAGCTGCTGCTCTGCCTCGGCTCCGCGGACCGCGCGGCCGACGCGGCTGCCGCCGCCGACCTGGGCCTCCGCCTCGTCCACGTCGACGCCAACCGCGCCGAGGAGGTCGCCGACACCGTCATGGCGCTCATCCTCGGCCTGCTCCGCCGGACCCACCTGCTGTCGCGCCACGCCTCGTCGGCCCCCGCCGCCGGCTGGCTCGGCTCTGTCCAGCCCATGTGCCGCGGCATGCGGCGCTGCCGCGGCCTCGTGCTCGGCATCATTGGCCGGTCGGCGGCCGCCCGCTGCCTCGCCACTCGTAGTCTCGCGTTTCGGATGAGCGTGCTCTACTTCGATCCGCGCTAC AAGGCAAGTGGAAAAACAAAGCGGCCCTCTATTGTTTTCCCTTCTGCAGCAAGGAGAATGGACACTCTCAATGATTTATTAGCAGCAAGTGACCTTGTTTCACTGCATTGCGGATTAACAAATGAAAACATGCATATACTTAACGCTGACTGCCTGCAGCACATAAAACCTG GAGCTTTCATAGTCAACACTGGTAGTTGCCAGCTAATAGATGACTGTGCACTCAAACAGCTCTTAATTGATGGTACCATAGCTGGTTGTGCGTTGGATGGCGCTGAAGGTCCACAGTGGATGGAAGCATGG GTGCGGGAGATGCCAAATGTTTTAATTCTTCCGCGGAGTGCAGACTACAGCGAAGAAGTGTGGATGGAAATAAGAGAGAAAGCAATCACTATGTTACAGTCCTTTTTCTTTGATGGTGTTCTTCCAAGTAGTGCAATTTCTGATGAAGATGAGGAAATAAGTGAAGCTAGAAATGAAGATGATTATCTAGATCCAGAGGCAAAGGATAGCCAGTCACAGATTTTTGATGCTGAAATAGATGAAAGCCACTTAACGCTGGAGTATGAAAAGAAAAGAGCCATATCCCACCATAAAGTGCCTCAGGTGTCTGGAAAGTCTGTAAACATTGGCTCCCGACCTGAAGGAAGGCGTAGTCGTTCTGGAAAGAAAGGGAAAAAGAGGCCTGCCCATCGCAGACCTCAACAGAAATCAGATGACTTGTCTGCTGCAGAGAGTGGCAGTAATTATTCGTCCCGGAGAGATGATGACACTGCAATGAGTAGCAGGGACCAGGTTGTAAGTTCCAGTTCACGATTTGCCTCTCCTGAGGACTCAAAATACAAGCATAAATCTCTTGCTGAATCCCCGATTGAAATGACATCTGAGAAGAAGGTGCCTGTACTACTCAGTAGAAAGTACCCTGATAGACTAAAAGATGGGTTTGTTGTAGCTTTGAGAGCAAGAGATAATTCCAGGTACCATGTTGCAAGACAGAGAGCagttggtggtggtggctggaTTCTTGATGTTGTCTCAAATGCTACAAACAGGGACCCTGCTGCTCAGTTCCTCGTTACTTTCAAAAACAAG GATACTATGGGGCTCCGATCCTTTGTTGCTGGTGGTAAGCTACTACAG ATTAATAGGAAGACGGAGTTTGTCTTTGCAAGCCATTCTTTTGATGTTTGGGAGAGCTGGATGCTGGACGGTTCCTTGCTGGAGGGTAGCAAGCTTATCAATTGCAGAAATCCTTCG GCTGTATTGGATGTCTGCATTGAGATCCTCGCAGCACCAAGTGAAGAAGATGGAGTCACTAGGTGGCTAGATTAG
- the LOC136450076 gene encoding C-terminal binding protein AN-like isoform X1 yields the protein MAHSPAPSGGGGQQPLVVSLNCLDDPSLEQEVLAGVAAVEHVPLSAVASGRVEAASAVLLPSLAFLPRAAQRRLRPWQLLLCLGSADRAADAAAAADLGLRLVHVDANRAEEVADTVMALILGLLRRTHLLSRHASSAPAAGWLGSVQPMCRGMRRCRGLVLGIIGRSAAARCLATRSLAFRMSVLYFDPRYVKASGKTKRPSIVFPSAARRMDTLNDLLAASDLVSLHCGLTNENMHILNADCLQHIKPGAFIVNTGSCQLIDDCALKQLLIDGTIAGCALDGAEGPQWMEAWVREMPNVLILPRSADYSEEVWMEIREKAITMLQSFFFDGVLPSSAISDEDEEISEARNEDDYLDPEAKDSQSQIFDAEIDESHLTLEYEKKRAISHHKVPQVSGKSVNIGSRPEGRRSRSGKKGKKRPAHRRPQQKSDDLSAAESGSNYSSRRDDDTAMSSRDQVVSSSSRFASPEDSKYKHKSLAESPIEMTSEKKVPVLLSRKYPDRLKDGFVVALRARDNSRYHVARQRAVGGGGWILDVVSNATNRDPAAQFLVTFKNKDTMGLRSFVAGGKLLQINRKTEFVFASHSFDVWESWMLDGSLLEGSKLINCRNPSAVLDVCIEILAAPSEEDGVTRWLD from the exons ATGGCCCATTCGCCGGCGCCCAGCGGCGGCGGGGGGCAGCAGCCGCTGGTAGTGTCGCTCAACTGCCTCGACGACCCCTCGCTGGAGCAGGAGGTGCTGGCGGGCGTGGCCGCGGTGGAGCACGTGCCGCTCTCCGCCGTCGCCTCCGGCCGCGTCGAGGCTGCCTCCGCGGTGCTGCTCCCCTCCCTCGCCTTCCTCCCGCGCGCCGCGCAGCGCCGCCTGCGGCCCTGGCAGCTGCTGCTCTGCCTCGGCTCCGCGGACCGCGCGGCCGACGCGGCTGCCGCCGCCGACCTGGGCCTCCGCCTCGTCCACGTCGACGCCAACCGCGCCGAGGAGGTCGCCGACACCGTCATGGCGCTCATCCTCGGCCTGCTCCGCCGGACCCACCTGCTGTCGCGCCACGCCTCGTCGGCCCCCGCCGCCGGCTGGCTCGGCTCTGTCCAGCCCATGTGCCGCGGCATGCGGCGCTGCCGCGGCCTCGTGCTCGGCATCATTGGCCGGTCGGCGGCCGCCCGCTGCCTCGCCACTCGTAGTCTCGCGTTTCGGATGAGCGTGCTCTACTTCGATCCGCGCTACGTG AAGGCAAGTGGAAAAACAAAGCGGCCCTCTATTGTTTTCCCTTCTGCAGCAAGGAGAATGGACACTCTCAATGATTTATTAGCAGCAAGTGACCTTGTTTCACTGCATTGCGGATTAACAAATGAAAACATGCATATACTTAACGCTGACTGCCTGCAGCACATAAAACCTG GAGCTTTCATAGTCAACACTGGTAGTTGCCAGCTAATAGATGACTGTGCACTCAAACAGCTCTTAATTGATGGTACCATAGCTGGTTGTGCGTTGGATGGCGCTGAAGGTCCACAGTGGATGGAAGCATGG GTGCGGGAGATGCCAAATGTTTTAATTCTTCCGCGGAGTGCAGACTACAGCGAAGAAGTGTGGATGGAAATAAGAGAGAAAGCAATCACTATGTTACAGTCCTTTTTCTTTGATGGTGTTCTTCCAAGTAGTGCAATTTCTGATGAAGATGAGGAAATAAGTGAAGCTAGAAATGAAGATGATTATCTAGATCCAGAGGCAAAGGATAGCCAGTCACAGATTTTTGATGCTGAAATAGATGAAAGCCACTTAACGCTGGAGTATGAAAAGAAAAGAGCCATATCCCACCATAAAGTGCCTCAGGTGTCTGGAAAGTCTGTAAACATTGGCTCCCGACCTGAAGGAAGGCGTAGTCGTTCTGGAAAGAAAGGGAAAAAGAGGCCTGCCCATCGCAGACCTCAACAGAAATCAGATGACTTGTCTGCTGCAGAGAGTGGCAGTAATTATTCGTCCCGGAGAGATGATGACACTGCAATGAGTAGCAGGGACCAGGTTGTAAGTTCCAGTTCACGATTTGCCTCTCCTGAGGACTCAAAATACAAGCATAAATCTCTTGCTGAATCCCCGATTGAAATGACATCTGAGAAGAAGGTGCCTGTACTACTCAGTAGAAAGTACCCTGATAGACTAAAAGATGGGTTTGTTGTAGCTTTGAGAGCAAGAGATAATTCCAGGTACCATGTTGCAAGACAGAGAGCagttggtggtggtggctggaTTCTTGATGTTGTCTCAAATGCTACAAACAGGGACCCTGCTGCTCAGTTCCTCGTTACTTTCAAAAACAAG GATACTATGGGGCTCCGATCCTTTGTTGCTGGTGGTAAGCTACTACAG ATTAATAGGAAGACGGAGTTTGTCTTTGCAAGCCATTCTTTTGATGTTTGGGAGAGCTGGATGCTGGACGGTTCCTTGCTGGAGGGTAGCAAGCTTATCAATTGCAGAAATCCTTCG GCTGTATTGGATGTCTGCATTGAGATCCTCGCAGCACCAAGTGAAGAAGATGGAGTCACTAGGTGGCTAGATTAG